Proteins from one Candidatus Margulisiibacteriota bacterium genomic window:
- the recA gene encoding recombinase RecA, producing MREKKEEKPEVKQEVGSDKLKALKIALGQIEKNHGKGAIMKMGEATKMLLDAIPTGSISLDYALGIGGVPKGRIMEVFGPESSGKTTVCLHIVAEAQKRGGVAAYIDAENAMDPVYAKNLGVDVDNLLISQPDYGEQALDICETLVRSGAVDIIVVDSVAALVPKSEIEGEMGDQFMGLQARLMSQALRKLTAIVNKSSCVVVFVNQLREKIGVMFGSPETTPGGRALKFYSSVRLDVRRSEILKDGENFLGNRVKVKVVKNKVAPPFKTAEFDILFGSGISREGDVLDLGVKLGVLEKSGSWIIYGESRWQGRDNARKFLRENPAVFQELEDKVRVAIKPDTFDDTPKDDTPKDDDSADEKAAEKELAKAEK from the coding sequence ATGCGAGAGAAAAAAGAAGAAAAACCGGAAGTGAAACAGGAAGTGGGCAGTGATAAATTAAAAGCCCTCAAAATTGCGCTGGGGCAGATCGAAAAAAATCACGGCAAAGGCGCGATCATGAAAATGGGCGAGGCGACCAAAATGCTGCTCGATGCGATACCGACTGGTTCGATATCGCTGGACTATGCGCTGGGTATCGGCGGCGTGCCCAAAGGCCGTATCATGGAGGTTTTTGGGCCGGAGAGTTCCGGCAAGACGACGGTCTGTCTGCATATCGTTGCCGAGGCGCAAAAACGCGGCGGCGTGGCGGCTTACATCGACGCGGAAAACGCGATGGATCCGGTGTACGCCAAAAATTTGGGTGTGGATGTGGACAATCTCCTGATCTCCCAGCCGGACTATGGCGAACAGGCGCTGGATATTTGCGAGACGCTGGTGCGCAGCGGCGCGGTGGATATTATTGTGGTGGACTCGGTGGCCGCGCTGGTGCCGAAAAGCGAGATCGAGGGCGAAATGGGCGATCAATTCATGGGTCTGCAGGCGCGGCTCATGTCGCAGGCTCTGCGCAAATTAACGGCTATCGTCAATAAATCCAGCTGCGTGGTGGTTTTCGTCAATCAGCTGCGTGAAAAAATCGGCGTGATGTTTGGCAGTCCAGAGACGACGCCGGGCGGCCGCGCGCTGAAATTTTATTCTTCGGTGCGGCTAGATGTGCGGCGTTCAGAGATACTCAAGGACGGCGAGAATTTCCTGGGCAACCGCGTGAAAGTTAAAGTCGTCAAGAACAAAGTCGCGCCGCCTTTCAAGACCGCGGAGTTCGACATTTTGTTCGGCAGCGGCATTTCGCGCGAGGGCGATGTTCTCGATCTGGGCGTGAAACTGGGCGTGCTGGAAAAATCCGGCTCGTGGATTATTTACGGCGAGTCGCGCTGGCAGGGGCGTGACAATGCGCGCAAGTTTTTGCGTGAAAATCCAGCCGTGTTCCAGGAGCTGGAGGATAAAGTCCGCGTGGCGATCAAGCCGGACACATTTGACGACACGCCGAAGGACGATACGCCGAAGGACGACGACTCAGCAGACGAAAAAGCGGCGGAAAAAGAATTGGCCAAAGCGGAAAAGTAA
- a CDS encoding CinA family protein — protein MVEQFQQFMDRAGLEFDANLERRVCETLRQRKILLAVAESCTGGLVSRMLTSQAGSSEYFVGGAVCYTPRAKVIQTGIDPKIIAKHGLVSEQTALGLARGITKRLFAQVGLGITGAAGPRAHAGRPVGTIFIGLVDKEREIVKEFAFDGGREEIQKKAAQAALGMLWLYLKDKEN, from the coding sequence ATGGTCGAGCAGTTTCAGCAGTTTATGGACCGCGCCGGCCTGGAGTTTGACGCCAATCTTGAGCGGCGCGTCTGCGAAACTCTGCGGCAGCGGAAAATTTTGCTGGCGGTGGCGGAGTCCTGCACGGGCGGACTGGTCAGCCGGATGCTGACCTCGCAGGCGGGTAGCTCGGAATATTTTGTCGGGGGCGCGGTATGCTACACGCCGCGCGCCAAAGTGATCCAGACCGGCATTGACCCCAAGATCATTGCTAAACATGGTCTGGTGTCCGAGCAGACGGCGCTGGGTTTGGCGCGGGGGATAACCAAACGGCTCTTTGCGCAGGTGGGTCTGGGTATCACGGGGGCAGCCGGTCCCCGGGCGCATGCTGGCCGTCCGGTCGGCACGATTTTTATCGGGCTGGTCGACAAAGAGCGGGAGATAGTTAAGGAATTTGCTTTTGACGGCGGGCGCGAGGAGATCCAAAAAAAAGCCGCGCAGGCCGCTCTGGGTATGCTTTGGTTATATCTAAAAGATAAAGAAAATTAA
- a CDS encoding nucleotidyltransferase domain-containing protein, translated as MKTQTIINDLVRQLKASDPYKIVLFGSYARGNPGPDSDVDLMVVLDDNNVARTYGERAQRFLAVHKLVRKINYEKALDLLVYSRGELAVLKNNGSFFLKEIENTGKVLYEKVC; from the coding sequence ATGAAAACCCAGACTATTATCAATGATCTAGTGCGCCAGCTCAAAGCCTCTGATCCCTACAAGATCGTCTTATTTGGCTCCTATGCCAGAGGCAATCCCGGGCCGGACAGCGATGTGGATTTAATGGTCGTGCTTGATGATAATAATGTCGCGCGGACTTATGGAGAAAGAGCGCAAAGATTTTTGGCAGTGCATAAATTGGTGCGAAAAATAAATTATGAAAAAGCTTTAGACCTTTTAGTTTATTCCAGAGGAGAATTGGCTGTGCTAAAAAATAACGGCAGTTTTTTTCTTAAAGAAATTGAAAACACGGGAAAGGTGTTGTATGAAAAAGTTTGTTGA
- a CDS encoding YajQ family cyclic di-GMP-binding protein, giving the protein MADSSFDVVSEPDLQLINNALNTARKEIAARYDFRGSAASIELNNLELLFKAEDDYKVGAMLDIFKQKAIKQGVDLAFFDFGQKTEDALGGTVKQNVKIKKGIDREKAKELNQYIKDLKLKVNSQIQGEAVRVSGKNKDDLQKVIQALRGASGSLGLALTFTNYR; this is encoded by the coding sequence ATGGCGGATAGTTCTTTTGATGTGGTTTCCGAGCCGGATCTGCAGCTCATCAATAACGCGCTGAATACGGCGCGCAAAGAAATTGCCGCGCGTTATGATTTTCGCGGGAGCGCCGCTTCTATCGAATTAAACAATCTCGAGTTGCTGTTTAAAGCCGAGGATGATTACAAAGTCGGCGCGATGCTCGATATTTTCAAACAAAAGGCGATCAAGCAGGGCGTGGATCTGGCGTTTTTTGATTTTGGCCAAAAGACCGAGGACGCGCTGGGCGGGACGGTCAAGCAGAATGTAAAAATCAAAAAAGGCATTGACCGCGAAAAAGCCAAAGAGCTAAATCAGTATATTAAAGATTTAAAATTAAAAGTTAATTCCCAAATACAGGGCGAGGCCGTGCGCGTTTCCGGCAAAAACAAGGACGATCTGCAAAAAGTCATTCAGGCTTTGCGTGGCGCAAGCGGCAGCCTGGGGCTTGCTCTGACGTTTACAAATTACCGTTAA
- the pgsA gene encoding CDP-diacylglycerol--glycerol-3-phosphate 3-phosphatidyltransferase, producing the protein MNYALALTLLRVLFVPVVILLMYARVPAWIPALVFALAAATDWLDGFIARKYSQGTELGKFLDPLADKILVLSVLVTLAVQLRVEVFSVLALIVREFAVMGLRCAVLEKGGAVIAASRLAKWKTAAQLVALFLLLADWPLAQEIYYAAFILAVVSGIKYFRDNRSYLR; encoded by the coding sequence TTGAATTACGCGCTGGCGTTAACTCTGCTGCGTGTCCTGTTTGTTCCTGTCGTAATATTGCTGATGTATGCGCGCGTGCCGGCCTGGATCCCGGCGTTGGTTTTTGCGCTGGCCGCGGCGACCGATTGGCTGGACGGATTTATCGCGCGGAAATACAGTCAGGGCACGGAGCTGGGCAAATTTCTCGATCCGCTGGCTGACAAAATTTTGGTTTTGTCTGTGCTGGTCACGCTGGCCGTGCAGCTGCGCGTGGAAGTTTTTTCGGTGCTGGCGCTGATCGTCCGTGAATTTGCCGTTATGGGTCTGCGCTGCGCTGTGCTGGAAAAAGGCGGCGCGGTGATCGCGGCGAGCAGATTGGCCAAATGGAAAACCGCGGCGCAGTTAGTCGCTTTGTTTTTACTGCTGGCGGATTGGCCGCTGGCGCAGGAAATTTATTATGCGGCGTTTATTTTGGCGGTTGTTTCGGGGATAAAATATTTTCGGGACAACCGGAGTTATTTGAGATAG
- a CDS encoding HD domain-containing protein, whose protein sequence is MTKPLLKDLKLNETTDTFLAVARRQEKTTKNGEPYLNVHLVDASGETEANIWKEHTELFPRIQENSVIKVRGALGEYKGKRQFNIGQVRLAAADEYDPGDFIRQTKKDIPQTLQKVKDILLGLGDADLRKLAELFLSDAKLLADFAKAPAARNVHSACLGGLLEHTAALLDLALFVAAQYPLNKDLLLLGVFLHDIGKTRELDYAGMSFGYTDTGRLVGHISLGLEILQEKIRQLPGFPLEKKMLLEHLILSHHGQQEFGSPKTPMTREAIALHHIDNIDAKLVGFAEFVEKNPADGNWTARAFMFDNNPLYIGDQKDNTIK, encoded by the coding sequence ATGACCAAGCCTCTGCTCAAAGATCTAAAATTGAACGAAACAACGGATACTTTTTTGGCCGTGGCGCGGCGGCAGGAAAAAACCACCAAAAACGGTGAGCCGTATCTCAATGTCCATTTGGTCGATGCCAGCGGCGAGACGGAAGCCAATATTTGGAAAGAGCACACGGAGTTATTTCCGCGGATACAGGAAAACTCCGTGATCAAAGTCCGCGGCGCGCTGGGTGAATACAAAGGCAAGCGGCAGTTCAATATTGGCCAGGTCAGGCTGGCCGCGGCAGACGAATATGACCCTGGCGATTTTATCCGCCAGACCAAAAAAGACATTCCGCAGACCCTGCAAAAAGTAAAGGATATTCTGCTAGGGCTTGGCGACGCGGATTTGCGCAAACTGGCCGAATTATTTTTGTCTGACGCCAAACTTCTGGCTGATTTTGCCAAAGCCCCCGCCGCGCGAAATGTCCACTCGGCCTGTCTCGGCGGTCTGCTCGAGCACACCGCGGCGCTGCTGGATTTGGCTTTGTTTGTCGCGGCGCAGTATCCGTTGAATAAAGACCTGCTTCTGCTCGGCGTGTTTCTTCACGACATCGGCAAAACCCGCGAGCTTGATTACGCCGGAATGTCTTTTGGCTACACGGATACCGGCCGGCTGGTCGGGCATATCAGTCTGGGGCTGGAGATTTTGCAGGAAAAGATCCGCCAGCTGCCCGGGTTTCCGCTGGAGAAAAAAATGCTGCTGGAACATTTGATACTTTCGCATCACGGCCAGCAGGAATTTGGTTCGCCCAAAACGCCCATGACCAGAGAAGCCATTGCTTTGCATCACATCGATAATATTGACGCTAAACTGGTTGGCTTTGCTGAATTTGTCGAAAAAAATCCGGCGGACGGCAATTGGACAGCCAGAGCTTTTATGTTTGACAACAACCCATTGTATATTGGTGATCAAAAAGATAATACTATAAAGTAA
- a CDS encoding helix-turn-helix domain-containing protein, with protein sequence MSSGIYSLKEDLGLKYDTKDIGRHITKLRLQKKLSMHRLAYEACVDATVLMRIEKGERIPMLDTLLKIIDGLKILPADFFKAFN encoded by the coding sequence ATGTCAAGCGGCATTTATAGTTTGAAAGAAGACCTTGGCTTGAAATATGACACCAAAGACATCGGACGCCATATTACCAAATTGCGCCTACAGAAAAAACTAAGTATGCACCGGCTGGCTTACGAAGCCTGCGTCGACGCCACAGTGCTCATGCGCATTGAAAAAGGCGAACGGATACCCATGCTGGACACTTTGTTAAAAATCATCGATGGGCTGAAAATACTGCCGGCTGATTTTTTTAAAGCGTTTAATTAA
- a CDS encoding HEPN domain-containing protein codes for MKKFVEAWILYAEKDIAAAIETNKGQSLTNIVAFHCQQAIEKYFKAYLLEKDKPIIKTHDLILLYGMIKEIKDLKINEDLLALINKTYIEERYPGELGILPDGIPSVQQAGDFLEFARELERSIKKELL; via the coding sequence ATGAAAAAGTTTGTTGAAGCCTGGATTCTATACGCGGAAAAAGACATAGCAGCTGCCATAGAAACAAACAAAGGCCAGTCCCTGACAAATATTGTAGCGTTTCATTGTCAGCAGGCAATAGAAAAATACTTTAAGGCCTATTTACTGGAGAAAGATAAACCGATAATCAAAACTCATGATTTGATTTTGTTGTATGGCATGATTAAAGAGATAAAAGATTTGAAAATTAATGAAGATTTACTAGCTCTCATAAATAAAACCTATATTGAAGAACGCTACCCCGGCGAACTTGGAATATTGCCTGATGGTATACCGTCCGTTCAACAGGCTGGTGATTTTTTGGAGTTTGCCAGAGAGCTAGAAAGAAGCATAAAAAAAGAATTACTGTAA
- the purU gene encoding formyltetrahydrofolate deformylase produces MNAILRLTCRDRRGIVAAVTNFIAQNNGNIVNLDQYTDPAARRFFMRLEWDLAGFKLPREKIPGALKKFGDIAVSFSDQKKRAVIFVSKYDHCLYDLLLRNKSGELNCDIAAIVSNHEDLRYVAETFGQEFYCLPQDEKKQLTLLKAKKADLIILARYMQILSPAFIKAYPYKIINVHHSFLPAFKGAKPYHQAYQRGVKIIGATAHFATADLDQGPIIQQNVAQISHRDTVADLITKGRDLERQVLSAAARCFLHDRLFVCGKRTIIL; encoded by the coding sequence GTGAACGCCATACTGAGGCTGACCTGCCGTGACCGCCGCGGCATTGTCGCCGCCGTAACAAATTTTATCGCGCAAAATAACGGCAATATAGTCAATCTCGACCAATACACCGATCCGGCGGCCAGGCGGTTTTTCATGCGGCTGGAGTGGGACCTTGCTGGTTTCAAACTGCCGCGCGAAAAAATCCCCGGCGCTTTAAAAAAATTCGGCGATATCGCGGTTTCTTTTTCCGATCAAAAAAAACGCGCGGTGATTTTTGTTTCCAAATACGACCATTGTTTATATGATCTGCTGCTGCGCAACAAAAGCGGCGAATTGAATTGCGACATCGCGGCGATCGTCAGCAATCATGAGGATTTGCGCTATGTCGCCGAGACTTTTGGCCAGGAGTTTTACTGCCTGCCGCAGGACGAAAAAAAACAGCTCACTCTGCTCAAAGCCAAAAAAGCGGATCTAATAATTCTGGCGCGTTACATGCAGATCTTAAGTCCGGCGTTCATCAAGGCTTATCCGTATAAGATAATTAACGTTCATCATTCGTTCCTGCCGGCTTTCAAAGGCGCGAAGCCGTATCATCAGGCCTACCAGCGCGGCGTGAAGATCATCGGCGCGACAGCGCATTTTGCCACCGCGGATCTGGATCAAGGGCCGATCATTCAGCAAAACGTCGCGCAGATCTCCCACCGCGACACGGTCGCGGATCTGATCACCAAAGGCCGCGATCTGGAAAGACAGGTTTTGTCCGCAGCCGCGCGCTGTTTTCTGCATGACCGGCTGTTCGTCTGCGGCAAGAGGACAATTATTCTATAG
- the rimO gene encoding 30S ribosomal protein S12 methylthiotransferase RimO, with amino-acid sequence MPSVFPISLGCPKNLTDTEEMLGALRARGYRIVTGEPPADIALINTCAFIDSAVREAQAEIEKLIALKKQGYFGKIIAAGCLVQREKAKLLKKYPEIDAIVSVGSAQNIVEAVEKDGQFLASLPKILTRQEFRFPATLPHSAYLKIADGCDNACAFCTIPRLRGGYRSKQKNDIIKEAECLVARGVREISLVAQDTTSYGIDLCGEYRLADLLRSLEKIAGLEWIRVMYAYPERVTPEILQVMAESSKVCHYLDMPLQHIADKILTRMGRDSSEKLIKQKIKLLREFIPDIAIRTNFIVGYPGEDEADFARLKNFVEEYEFSKVGVLAYSREKGTKAAALTGQLPRTVKENRVAELTDAQSRVTDRKNKKMLGKQVKILMDMPFFGRTQCEAPDIDGGVNLTSRCVPGQFADAKIVGAEGYILKAKLLT; translated from the coding sequence ATGCCCTCCGTCTTCCCCATCAGTCTTGGCTGTCCGAAAAATCTCACCGATACCGAGGAGATGCTGGGCGCATTGCGGGCGCGCGGGTACCGTATCGTGACCGGCGAGCCGCCAGCGGATATTGCCCTCATCAATACCTGCGCGTTCATTGATTCCGCCGTGCGGGAAGCCCAGGCGGAGATAGAGAAATTGATCGCGCTCAAAAAACAGGGCTACTTTGGCAAAATCATTGCGGCTGGCTGTCTGGTGCAGCGCGAAAAAGCCAAACTGCTCAAAAAATATCCAGAGATCGACGCTATAGTCAGCGTCGGTTCGGCGCAAAATATCGTTGAGGCTGTCGAGAAAGACGGCCAGTTTTTGGCGTCCCTGCCGAAAATTTTGACCAGACAGGAGTTCCGCTTCCCCGCGACTTTGCCGCACAGCGCCTATCTCAAGATCGCTGACGGCTGCGACAATGCCTGCGCTTTTTGCACGATACCGCGCCTGCGAGGGGGCTACCGCTCGAAGCAAAAAAATGATATTATCAAAGAAGCTGAATGTTTAGTTGCCAGAGGAGTGCGCGAAATTTCTCTGGTGGCGCAGGATACTACCTCTTATGGTATAGATCTTTGCGGCGAATATCGTCTGGCGGATTTGTTGCGGTCTCTGGAGAAAATCGCGGGGCTGGAATGGATACGGGTCATGTACGCGTATCCCGAACGGGTTACGCCGGAAATATTACAGGTAATGGCGGAAAGCAGCAAGGTCTGCCATTATCTCGATATGCCTCTGCAGCATATCGCGGACAAAATTTTGACGCGCATGGGGCGGGATAGTTCGGAGAAATTGATCAAACAAAAGATCAAGCTGCTCCGGGAGTTTATTCCTGACATTGCCATTCGCACTAATTTTATTGTCGGGTATCCGGGGGAAGACGAGGCCGATTTTGCCAGATTAAAAAATTTTGTTGAGGAGTATGAGTTTAGTAAAGTAGGCGTTCTGGCCTATAGCCGGGAAAAAGGCACGAAAGCGGCGGCTCTGACAGGACAGCTGCCGCGGACGGTGAAAGAAAACCGCGTGGCCGAATTAACGGATGCGCAAAGCAGAGTAACAGATAGGAAGAATAAAAAGATGCTGGGTAAGCAAGTGAAAATTTTAATGGATATGCCTTTTTTTGGCCGCACACAGTGCGAAGCGCCGGATATTGACGGCGGTGTGAATCTCACGTCCCGCTGTGTTCCAGGTCAGTTTGCTGACGCTAAGATCGTTGGCGCGGAAGGCTATATTCTGAAAGCGAAACTGCTGACTTGA
- the rny gene encoding ribonuclease Y — protein MIAYGLLLGLGGLVLGGVIVLLYTKYLSDSELKNADLEVKKVLTEAKLQAENIVKSAEIKNKDELLKLRNNFEHEIRERRHELNQIEQRLTQKEVRIDEKELTLLNKDKEITESRTNLETKQQKLDALYRESADRLEKIASLSKEEAKKQLMDSLEQELKSQSAKMINDYEEETKRTSEKKARDIVALAIKRCAIDNIVENTTSIVELPSDDMKGRIIGREGRNIRTFEQLTGIDVVVDDTPEVVVLSGFDPIRREIARLTLERLVSDGRIHPARIEETVEKMRKDLGKKVQEIGEKTALELDVQNLSPKAYDLIGRLAYRTSYGQNCLQHSIEVARISGLIAQELGVNHRLALRAGLLHDIGKAIDFENEGTHAKLGGAVLKKLGESDEVIHAVLAHHEEIQPNTVEAIIVMVSDAISAARPGARREAVESYIKRMEKLEQIANAFNGVEKSFAIQAGREIRVMVKPDVVDDAAALKTARDIARKIEAELEYPGQIKVSVIRETRVQDIAK, from the coding sequence ATGATAGCGTATGGATTATTATTAGGTTTGGGTGGATTGGTTTTAGGCGGCGTAATAGTTTTGCTGTATACCAAATATCTTTCGGATTCGGAATTGAAAAATGCCGATCTCGAGGTCAAAAAAGTACTGACCGAGGCGAAACTGCAGGCGGAAAATATTGTCAAAAGCGCGGAGATCAAAAACAAAGACGAGCTGCTCAAATTGCGCAATAATTTTGAGCACGAGATCAGGGAACGCCGGCATGAGTTGAATCAGATCGAACAGCGTTTGACGCAGAAAGAAGTCCGCATCGACGAAAAAGAATTAACGCTGCTGAACAAGGACAAAGAAATTACCGAGTCCAGGACTAACCTGGAAACCAAACAGCAAAAGCTGGATGCTCTCTACCGTGAAAGCGCGGATCGTCTGGAAAAAATCGCTTCCCTGTCCAAAGAAGAAGCCAAAAAACAATTAATGGACAGCCTCGAGCAGGAATTAAAAAGCCAGTCCGCGAAAATGATTAATGATTACGAAGAGGAGACCAAACGCACGAGCGAGAAAAAAGCGCGGGACATTGTCGCGCTGGCGATCAAGCGCTGCGCGATCGACAATATTGTGGAGAATACCACTTCGATAGTCGAGCTGCCCAGCGACGACATGAAAGGCCGCATCATCGGCCGCGAGGGACGCAATATCCGCACGTTTGAGCAGTTGACCGGCATTGACGTTGTGGTCGATGACACGCCGGAAGTTGTCGTGTTGTCCGGCTTTGACCCGATCCGCCGCGAAATTGCGAGGCTGACTCTGGAAAGACTGGTCTCCGACGGCCGTATTCATCCGGCGCGCATCGAGGAAACCGTCGAGAAAATGCGCAAAGATTTGGGCAAAAAAGTACAGGAGATCGGCGAAAAAACCGCGCTGGAGCTCGACGTGCAAAATCTTTCACCCAAGGCCTACGATTTGATCGGCCGCCTGGCTTACCGCACCAGTTACGGCCAAAATTGTTTGCAGCATTCGATCGAGGTCGCGCGGATCTCCGGCCTGATCGCGCAGGAGCTGGGCGTCAATCACCGGCTGGCTTTGCGTGCCGGCCTGCTGCACGACATCGGCAAAGCCATCGATTTTGAGAATGAAGGCACGCACGCCAAACTCGGCGGCGCGGTTTTGAAAAAACTCGGCGAATCCGACGAAGTGATCCACGCGGTGCTGGCGCATCACGAGGAAATACAGCCCAATACCGTTGAGGCGATCATTGTCATGGTGTCTGACGCTATCTCCGCGGCCCGGCCGGGCGCGCGCCGCGAGGCGGTCGAGTCCTACATTAAGCGCATGGAAAAACTGGAGCAGATCGCCAACGCTTTCAATGGCGTGGAAAAAAGTTTTGCTATTCAGGCCGGCCGCGAGATTCGTGTCATGGTCAAGCCCGATGTGGTCGATGACGCCGCCGCGCTCAAGACCGCGCGCGACATTGCCCGCAAGATCGAAGCCGAGCTGGAATATCCGGGACAGATCAAAGTTTCGGTCATCCGCGAGACCCGGGTGCAGGATATTGCGAAATAA
- a CDS encoding helix-turn-helix domain-containing protein — protein MTLREIFIRNLRNARKGSGLTQTKLADICNTATNYISEIELGKRFPSVEMIEKMAQALQLTPDLLFRNTKKPLKKNINKGALYKILKDDIQRQLDRTAEKILKRL, from the coding sequence ATGACTTTACGTGAAATATTTATCCGCAATTTACGCAATGCCCGCAAGGGATCCGGCTTGACCCAGACCAAGCTGGCTGACATCTGCAACACAGCCACCAACTACATCAGCGAGATAGAGCTGGGCAAAAGATTTCCCTCGGTGGAAATGATCGAAAAAATGGCGCAGGCTTTACAGCTCACTCCAGACTTGCTTTTTCGCAATACCAAAAAGCCGCTGAAAAAAAACATCAACAAGGGCGCTCTATATAAAATTTTAAAAGACGATATCCAGCGTCAGCTGGATCGCACTGCGGAAAAAATACTAAAACGGCTTTAG
- a CDS encoding PIN domain-containing protein — translation MNILLDTNIILDVLLKRSPFYIEALKIFELAETGKINGFISATTFTDIYYLVRKAVGNKNVQKILHQLTTIFTILAVAEPEILNALNLQWKDFEDAVQYATALGAQMDGIVSRNKQDYQNSKIPLYEPAEFLQKTIE, via the coding sequence ATGAACATACTGCTTGATACAAACATTATTCTGGATGTACTGCTAAAACGTTCTCCGTTTTATATTGAGGCTCTAAAGATTTTTGAACTGGCGGAAACTGGCAAAATAAATGGTTTTATTTCCGCAACAACATTTACCGATATTTATTACCTCGTGCGTAAGGCGGTTGGCAATAAAAACGTACAAAAAATTTTACACCAGCTTACAACCATTTTTACAATTTTAGCAGTGGCCGAGCCGGAAATTTTGAACGCTCTTAATTTGCAATGGAAAGATTTTGAAGATGCGGTGCAATATGCAACTGCGCTGGGCGCTCAAATGGACGGCATTGTCAGCCGCAATAAACAGGATTATCAGAACAGCAAAATTCCGTTGTACGAACCAGCGGAATTTTTACAAAAAACTATAGAATAA
- a CDS encoding TIGR00282 family metallophosphoesterase has protein sequence MLKVLFIGDIIGSAGRKAAAKVLPELRAQYAPNLIIANAENAAGGFGLTLPVYQELTDKLGIQALTGGNHIWDKKEIFKDIAQMPLLARPLNYPRCEYGAGYVLLDIEGMQVLVTNVLGRTFIETPLDCPFQTLDNLLRRIKTDAVIVDMHAEATSEKKALGFYLDGRVSAVLGTHTHVQTADEQILENGAGYITDAGMVGARKSNLGMSVEAAQKRFLSGLKTKFEVVEIGAAVFNAVYLEIDTRGKCTKIERVVRQAD, from the coding sequence ATGCTTAAAGTTCTTTTTATCGGCGATATCATCGGCTCAGCGGGGCGCAAAGCCGCGGCCAAAGTCCTGCCGGAGCTGCGCGCGCAATACGCACCCAATCTGATCATCGCCAACGCTGAAAACGCCGCCGGCGGTTTTGGCCTGACCCTGCCAGTGTATCAAGAGCTGACGGACAAACTGGGCATTCAAGCGTTGACCGGCGGCAATCATATCTGGGACAAGAAAGAAATTTTTAAGGACATTGCGCAGATGCCGCTGCTGGCGCGTCCGCTCAATTATCCGCGCTGCGAGTACGGCGCGGGTTATGTCCTGCTGGACATCGAGGGTATGCAGGTACTGGTGACCAATGTTCTGGGGCGCACATTTATTGAGACGCCGCTGGATTGTCCATTCCAAACGCTGGATAATTTACTGCGCCGGATAAAAACCGACGCGGTGATCGTGGACATGCATGCCGAGGCGACGTCGGAAAAAAAAGCGCTGGGATTTTATCTCGACGGCCGCGTCTCCGCTGTACTTGGCACGCACACGCATGTGCAGACCGCGGATGAACAGATACTGGAAAACGGCGCTGGTTATATTACGGACGCCGGCATGGTCGGCGCGCGAAAATCCAATCTCGGCATGAGCGTCGAGGCCGCGCAAAAAAGATTTCTCTCCGGTCTTAAAACCAAATTTGAAGTGGTCGAAATCGGCGCGGCGGTTTTTAACGCGGTGTATCTGGAGATTGACACACGCGGTAAATGCACAAAAATAGAGCGCGTGGTTAGGCAGGCGGATTAA